A window of Mangifera indica cultivar Alphonso chromosome 13, CATAS_Mindica_2.1, whole genome shotgun sequence contains these coding sequences:
- the LOC123195040 gene encoding guanine nucleotide-binding protein alpha-1 subunit, with product MLSILTENMGLLCSRNRRYNAADAEENAQTAEIERRIEQETKAERHIQKLLLLGAGESGKSTIFKQIKLLFQTGFDEAELKSYTSVIDANVYQTIKILYDGSKELAQNETDSLKYAVSSENKDLGEKLSEIGGRLDYPRLTRELAQDIETLWKDPAIQETFARGNELQLPDCANYFMDNLQRLSDLNYIPTKEDVLYARVRTTGVVEIQFSPVGEHKKSGEVYRLFDVGGQRNERRKWIHLFEGVTAVIFCAAISEYDQTLFEDEQKNRMTETKELFDWVLKQPCFEKTSFMLFLNKFDIFEKKVLKVPLNVCEWFKDYQPVLTGKQEIEHAYEYVKKKFEELYFQSTTPDRVDRVFKIYRTTALDQKLVKKTFKLVDETLRRRNLFEAGLL from the exons ATGCTTTCTATTTTAACAGAAAACATGGGCTTACTTTGCAGCAGAAACCGTCGTTATAATGCAGCAGATGCTGAAGAGAATGCTCAG ACTGCAGAAATTGAAAGACGCATTGAACAAGAAACAAAGGCTGAAAGGCATATCCAGAAACTTCTACTACTAG GTGCTGGGGAGTCCGGGAAGTCCACAATTTTTAAGCAG ATTAAACTTCTCTTCCAAACTGGCTTTGATGAGGCAGAGCTAAAGAGTTATACCTCAGTCATTGATGCCAATGTTTATCAGACTATAAAA ATTTTGTATGATGGGTCGAAGGAATTGGCTCAGAACGAAACAGATTCCTTAAAGTATGCTGTATCCAGTGAAAATAAG GATCTTGGAGAAAAGCTATCAGAAATCGGAGGCAGGTTGGATTATCCACGTTTGACAAGAGAGCTTGCACAGGATATAGAAACTCTATGGAAAGATCCTGCCATTCAG GAAACATTTGCTCGTGGTAATGAACTCCAACTTCCTGACTGTGCAAATTATTTCATGGACAATTTGCAAAGACTGTCTGACTTGAATTACATTCCAACAAAG GAAGATGTTCTTTATGCAAGAGTTCGCACAACTGGTGTTGTAGAGATCCAATTCAG CCCCGTAGGAGAGCATAAGAAAAGTGGTGAAGTATACAGACTCTTTGATGTTGGAGGCCAAAGAAATGAGAGAAGGAAGTGGATCCATCTATTTGAAGGTGTCACAGCTGTAATATTTTGTGCTGCTATTAGCGA GTATGACCAAACACTCTTTGAGGATGAACAAAAGAACCGCATGACGGAGACTAAGGAGCTTTTTGATTGGGTTCTGAAGCAACCATGTTTTGAG AAAACATCGTTCATGCTGTTTCTgaacaaatttgatattttcgAAAAGAAGGTTCTAAAA GTGCCACTGAACGTATGCGAATGGTTCAAAGATTACCAGCCAGTTTTGACAGGAAAACAGGAGATTGAGCATGCCTATGA GTATGTGAAAAAGAAGTTTGAGGAGTTATATTTCCAAAGCACAACTCCTGATCGTGTGGACCGGGTCTTCAAGATCTACAGAACCACTGCCCTTGATCAGAAGCTTGTGAAAAAAACTTTCAAGCTAGTAGACGAGACACTCAGACGCAGAAATCTCTTTGAGGCAGGCTTATTGTGA
- the LOC123194029 gene encoding uncharacterized hydrolase YugF-like produces MAPSFLSLVSLYSLYLRRCFISSGLTSQTLDLKNGTTIHFWGPNPDQITLQKPSLVLIHGFGPAAIWQWRKQVKFFAPHFHVYVPDLIFFGNSTTKSKERSEVFQAVSVGKLLENIGVKKFSVMGTSYGGFVAYHMAKMWADNVEKVVIASSGVNLTHSDNEALLKRAKVESIEHLMLPETTSQLRTLTGLAVSKKLRIIPDFFLNDVVEKLYSDNRKEKMELLKGLTLGKDDSAKLSPLQQDVLILWGDQDQIFPLKMATELKELLGEKARLEVIKKTSHVPQIENPQLFNSIVKNFLCSS; encoded by the exons ATGGCACCTTCATTCCTAAGCCTTGTTTCCCTTTACAGCCTTTACCTCCGCCGTTGCTTCATCTCCTCCGGCCTCACTTCACAAACTCTCGACTTGAAAAACGGGACGACAATTCACTTCTGGGGTCCCAACCCCGACCAAATCACCCTCCAAAAACCTTCACTCGTTCTTATTCACGGCTTCGGCCCCGCCGCTATCTGGCAGTGGCGGAAACAGGTTAAATTCTTCGCCCCTCACTTTCACGTCTATGTGCCTGACCTCATCTTTTTTGGAAATTCCACGACGAAGTCTAAAGAACGATCAGAGGTTTTTCAAGCGGTTTCTGTCGGGAAGTTGCTGGAAAACATCGGCGTGAAAAAGTTCTCCGTTATGGGCACCAGCTACGGTGGGTTTGTGGCGTATCATATGGCGAAAATGTGGGCGGATAACGTGGAGAAGGTCGTGATTGCCAGCTCTGGAGTCAACTTGACACACAGTGATAACGAGGCCCTGTTGAAGAGGGCGAAGGTGGAGAGTATCGAGCACCTTATGTTGCCGGAAACGACGTCGCAGTTGAGGACGTTAACCGGCTTAGCCGTCTCCAAGAAACTCAGAATCATCCCTGATTTTTTCCTCAATGATGTTGTTGAG AAATTGTACTCAGACAACAGGAAGGAGAAGATGGAACTCTTGAAGGGACTCACCCTTGGAAAGGACGATTCTGCAAAGCTTTCCCCACTTCAACAG GATGTGTTGATCCTATGGGGAGATCAAGACCAGATATTTCCTTTGAAGATGGCTACTGAACTCAAGGA GCTTCTTGGGGAGAAGGCGAGGTTGGAGGTAATAAAAAAGACGTCTCATGTGCCTCAAATCGAAAACCCTCAATTGTTCAACAGCATTGTCAAAAATTTCTTATGTTCCTCTTGA
- the LOC123194028 gene encoding probable serine/threonine-protein kinase PBL12 → MTLKKITWKSVIFTCSRSKSSPLPESDIIDKQAVKQLASFQRLSLSDLSNPSSPLSADDLSNSVIGSKLHVFTLAELRIVTSNFSRSNMLGEGGFGPVYKGFVDDKMKPRLKAQPVAVKALDLDGLQGHKEWMAEIIFLGQLRHRHLVKLIGYCWEDENRLLVYEYMERGSLENQLFRRYSAALPWLTRMKIALGAAKGLAFLHEEDKPVIYRDFKTSNILLDSDYTAKLSDFGLAKDGPEGGETHVITRVMGTQGYAAPEYVMTGHLTMMSDVYSFGVVLLELLTGKRAMDNTRPGRKQSLVEWAKPLMKEPRKLDKLMDPRLEGQYSARGAQKAVALAYKCLSHNPKSRPSMSEVVKLLESLQDLEDSFVVPFVYVVPNENDSKEYFSNGKEVTRREEKDSREENGQENHLGWRHRIKLPMSMITRSNSGLYKKIVQTLNSPNHHKGKDKDE, encoded by the exons ATGACCCTGAAGAAGATAACATGGAAATCTGTCATCTTCACTTGTTCAAGGAGCAAGAGCTCCCCGCTGCCAGAATCCGATATCATCGATAAACAAGCTGTGAAACAATTAGCTTCATTTCAGAGGCTCTCTCTCTCGGATTTAAGCAATCCCAGTTCACCACTTTCTGCCGATGATTTATCCAATTCTGTGATTGGCTCAAAGCTTCATGTATTCACACTGGCGGAGCTGAGAATAGTGACATCCAATTTCTCCAGGAGTAATATGCTTGGCGAAGGCGGGTTCGGACCCGTGTACAAGGGATTTGTTGATGACAAGATGAAGCCGCGGTTGAAGGCTCAGCCTGTTGCTGTTAAGGCTCTGGACTTGGATGGATTGCAAGGCCACAAAGAATGGATG GCAGAAATAATATTTCTTGGACAACTGAGGCATCGTCATCTTGTTAAGTTGATAGGATACTGCTGGGAGGATGAAAACAGGCTACTGGTTTATGAATACATGGAGAGAGGCAGCTTGGAAAATCAACTCTTCAGAA GATATTCAGCAGCCTTGCCATGGTTAACCCGGATGAAAATAGCTCTAGGGGCTGCCAAGGGCCTGGCCTTTTTACACGAAGAAGATAAACCAGTGATATACCGAGACTTCAAaacatcaaatattttattggaTTCT GATTACACTGCGAAACTCTCAGATTTTGGGCTTGCAAAAGATGGTCCAGAGGGAGGAGAAACTCATGTGATAACACGAGTAATGGGCACACAAGGTTATGCTGCCCCAGAGTATGTAATGACTG GTCATTTGACGATGATGAgcgatgtttatagttttggagtaGTTTTGTTAGAGTTGTTGACTGGTAAACGGGCAATGGATAACACTCGCCCGGGTCGCAAACAAAGCCTTGTGGAATGGGCAAAGCCTTTAATGAAGGAGCCAAGGAAGCTTGACAAGTTAATGGACCCTAGACTTGAAGGGCAATATTCTGCTAGAGGAGCTCAAAAGGCAGTGGCATTGGCTTACAAATGCTTGAGCCACAACCCAAAGTCAAGACCTTCAATGAGTGAAGTGGTCAAACTGTTAGAGTCCCTTCAGGACTTGGAAGATTCATTTGTTGTACCATTTGTGTATGTTGTGCCTAATGAAAATGATAGCAAGGAGTATTTTTCAAACGGGAAAGAAGtaacaagaagagaagaaaaggaTTCTAGGGAAGAAAATGGACAGGAAAATCATCTCGGTTGGAGACATCGGATCAAGCTACCAATGTCGATGATAACTCGATCAAATTCTGGTTTGTACAAAAAAATTGTACAAACTCTAAACTCTCCCAATCACCACAAGGGAAAAGACAAGGATGAGTAA
- the LOC123194067 gene encoding copper transporter 5.1-like, with protein MMHMTFYWGRSVTLLFDSWQTDSWLSYGLTLLACFVVSAFYQYLEDKRRRVTQIGAKKPADMEVPLLQKKISGKLSVGRITGTVLFGVNSGLGYLLMLAVMSFNGGVFLAIVAGLTVGYLVFGSGETEDVGVAVDNPCACA; from the coding sequence ATGATGCACATGACTTTCTACTGGGGGCGCAGCGTCACCCTCCTATTCGACTCATGGCAAACCGATTCGTGGCTGAGTTACGGTTTGACCCTTTTGGCCTGCTTTGTCGTCTCCGCTTTTTACCAGTACCTGGAGGACAAACGGAGGCGCGTCACCCAGATCGGGGCGAAGAAACCTGCAGATATGGAGGTGCCGCTGCTCCAGAAGAAGATCTCTGGAAAGTTATCGGTGGGGAGGATTACCGGGACAGTGCTGTTTGGGGTCAACTCTGGGTTGGGATATCTTTTGATGCTGGCGGTGATGTCGTTTAATGGAGGTGTGTTCTTGGCCATCGTGGCGGGGCTTACGGTTGGATACCTCGTTTTTGGGAGTGGGGAGACTGAGGACGTTGGTGTAGCTGTTGATAATCCTTGTGCTTGTGCTTAG